The Thermotoga sp. SG1 region CTCTTCCATCCTGGAGCGCCTCTCAGAAGCTGGTGTGTCTGGGAAGAACTCCTCAAACACCATGTTCAGTACCCTGTCTATTTTGTATATGGGATTGAAAGAAGAAAATGGATCCTGAAAGACTCCCTGAACCCTCCTGTAGTACTCTCTCAGATCCTTTCCCTTGATCTGGGAGATATCTTTTCCATCGAACAGGATCTGACCCGATGTTGGTTTTATGAGTTTCAAAATGAGTTTTCCCACCGTGGTCTTTCCACTTCCACTCTCTCCTATAAGAGACACGATCCTGGAGCGGTCTATCTCAAAAGACACATCATCGACCGCTTTCAACTTTTCTCTTCCAAAGAAGCCAAGGGGAAACTCCTTCGTCAGGTTCTGAACTTTCAGAAGACTCAATTTGCATCACCTCTTTCGAAAAGCCAGCATGAGACTTTTCTTCCGTCCACATCGAACACAGGGGGATCCTGATCGCACTTTTCGAATGCATAGGGGCATCTGTCTCTGAACCTGCAGCCTGGTCCAATGTTCAGAAGGCTTGGTGGATAGCCGGGAATTCCCTTGAGCTTCGTCTGAGAGTACCTGACACCTATCTTTGGAAGAGAAGAAATGAGCATCTTCGTGTACGGATGAAGAGGCTCTCGCACGATGTCCTCCATGGGTGAGATCTCCGCAACCCTTCCCGCGTACAGTACCATCACCTTGTCTGCGATCTGATAGAGCACGGAAAGATCATGTGTTATGAAGGCAAGAGAACCCATGATCTTTCTTTCTCTCATTTCGTAGAGCATCTGTATAACGGACCTCTGGGAACTCACATCGAGAGCCGAGGTGATTTCGTCCGCTATGAGAACATCGGGATTCATCAAGGTGGAGATCACCATCACCATTCTCTGTTTCATACCTCCGGAGAGTTCTATCGGATACATGTTGAGAACTTTCTTTCCGAGATTGACGATTTCAAGTCTTTCTTCGATGAGATCCCTCTTTCGTTCAAAACTTTCACCGTGTTCGTGAAGAAGGTCGTCAATGATCTGTTTTATCTTCTTCGTGGGATTCATCGCATCCATTGCGTACTGCGGAATTATGGAGATCTTCTCGTAGCGAATCTTTCTCAACTCTCTCGGTGAAAGCGTCATGATGTTCTTTCCGTCAAGGATCGCTTCTCCACCCATGTACTTCATAGGAGGTTTCAGCAGGATCAAACCGTTTCCAAGGGTGGATTTCCCACAGCCAGATTCACCAGCGATACCAAGAATTTCTCCCCTCTTTATGTCAAAACTCACCCCATCGACGGCCTTCACATAGCCGTAGAGGGTTCTGTAGTAGATTTTCAAATCTTTGACGTTCAGTACCACTTCCGCCACGCCTATCACATCTCCCTGAGTTTAGGATTGAAGACTTCGTCAAGCCCAGCGTTCATGACGTAAAGAGTCGCAACCATGAGCGTGATCACAGCTCCTGGAGTGACAGCCCACCACCACATACCAAGCTGTATGGCATTCCACAGTGTAGCCTGCTGCATCATTATTCCCAGCGAGATGCCTCTCGTTGGACCAAGGCCTATGAAGTCAAGCCCTGTGGCGGCGAGGATGGCACCTCCGAACTGGAGGATGAACACCATGAAAACATAAGACATCATGTTGGGCATGATTTCACCGAAGATGATCTTCATGGGCCTTCTGGCGGTGATCCTTGCAAGATCGACAAACTCTCTTGTTTTCAGAGAAAGCGTCTGTGCTCTAACTGCTCTTGCAGTCCACGGCCAGGCAGTGAATCCTATGATCACACTCTCGATGAACACACCCCTGTAAGGAAGGTACGCTGCAATGATAATGAGGAGGGCAAGCGTTGGAATCACCATGAGGATGTTGGTGAACATCATGAGAAGTTCGTCGAACCATCCTCCTCTGTATCCTGCAACAAAACCTATGAGAAGACCTATCACCGTTGCCAGTGTTCCGCCGAGAAGTCCCACAAAAAGGGAGCTTCTGAGACCGTAGACAAGCTGGGTGAAGATATCTTGCCCAAACGTGTTCGTACCAAGCCAGTGTTCCTTGCTTGGAGGCTGATATCCGGGTCCCACAAAGGCAAGGGGATCTTTATAAGGAGTGAAATAAGGCCCTACAAGAGCAAGAAAAATCAAGCCAGCGTACACACATATGGCAAAGATAACTTTTTTATTCTTCAAAAAGAAGTAGACGAATTCTTTTCTCGTCATGGCTATCAAACCTCTCCCGAGTAGGATTTTCTTATTCTGGGATCTATGATCACGTAGAAAATGTCAACCAGGAAATTGGCGATCAAAACGCCAAGGATGATGAAGAGAAAACACCCCTGAATCAAAAAGTAGTCCTGATTCAGAATTCCTTGCATAAGGAGGTAACCTATTCCGGGATACGAAAAGACGATTTCCGTTGTGAGAGCACCTGCAACCACCGTTCCCAGCTGAATGGCAAGACCAGTGATCTGAGGAAGTATGGCGTTTCTGTAAGCGTATCGCCTGATGAGCTTCTGGGAAGAACCGAGTGCCTCGAGGTATCTGGAGTAGTTCGATTCCAGTTCGTAGATGATCATGTTCCTCATTCCGATCGCCCATCCACCAAGCATCACAAGAAACAGGGATCCAAATGGAAGTACCCAGTGGTGAAGAAAGTCGAGAATGAACTGCCAGGAAAAAGATGGTGTCGTACCGAAGCTGTAGGCACCTGCGAGGGGAAACAGAGGTATCACCACACCGAATATCCAGGCAAGAAGGATACCAAACCAGAAGTACGGAGATGCAGTTAGAGTGTAAAAAACAGGAAGAGCAAAGTTATCGAGTCTTTTTTTCCGTGCTACAAAGGCACCGAACCTGTTTCCTATCGCAAAGCTCAAAAGAACAGCAGGTAGGAGAACGACCAGAGAGTACGGAAGGGATCTTGCTATTATCTTTGCAACTGGCTGAGGATACATGTAGATACTTATTCCAAGATCTCCTTTGAAGAGAGCCCTCCAAAAGTTGATGTACTGCTCCCAGAGGGGTTTGTCAAGGCCAAAGGCCTGTGTGAAGTAACTCTGAAGGACCTTGACGGATTCAGGAAGCCCAGCGAATCTGGAGATCAAAAAGTTGATGGGATTTCCCGGCATGAATCGAGGAATAGCCCAGTCGATGGTAACAGCAAAAAAGAAGGTCAGGATGTAGACCACGATCTTCTTTGTGAGATATTTTCTCAAGACTCCTACCTCCTTCTTTTTTTAAAGCCCCGCCCCGGAGGGCGGGGCACCGTATTATTTTGCTTCGATACCAAACAGCGTCTTGATTCCTGTGAGTTGCCACCAGCCGTTCCAGCCTATCGGGACAGCGTACGGGTTCTTCTCTGTTGGCCATTTGGTCCAGACGGCTTCAGAAGCCTGGAACCATGCACCGTTGTACCAGAGCGGTATGAATGGGAGATCCTTGAGCAGTATTTCTGACAGTTTGGCTACCACTTCTTTAATTTTAGCATCGTCTCTGCTCCTGTTGAGTTCATCAAGGAGTGTTTCGACCTCGGGATTGGCGTACTTTCCAAAGTTACCAGAGTAGGAGTACTCGGATTCTACTGCATCTGGATAGAACACACCGTTGAAGTAGGACCATATGGTAGCGGAAACTCCCGTTGTGAAGTTGTTGAGAATCAGGTCGAATTTTCCACCGTAGAGATCGTCTGCGTACTTGGAATAATCAGGATACTTGGGTTCCACGTTGATACCAACCTTCACAAGATCTTCAGCGATGGATTGTATGGAAACCATCCAATCGGTCCAGCCGTACGGACATTCGATGGTGAGTTTGAAGGGTTTTCCGTTAGGATCTTCTCTGAATCCATCTCCGTTCACGTCTTTGAATCCGAGTTCATCGAGTATCTTCTTCGCTGTTTCCGGATCGTACCTGAAACCGTACTTTTTGACAACTTCTTCAGGATAGTACTTCATGTAACCAGGAAGCGGCAGTATTCCAGCAGGATTGGCAGCAGTGACCATGTTTTCGTAGGCTCTGGTTACGATCTTTTCTGGATTGATGGCGAACGCCATTGCCCTTCTGAACTCGGGAATACTGAGAGGATATTTGTTCACATTCACAAAGATTCCCGCAGCGTTGGCTGGGAGCATATAAGGAGCATTTTCGTACCAGGTAACGATACCATATGCTTTTTTCAAAACGGGAACACCCGGGAGGAAGAAGTTGCTCCAGTCGAGTTCTCCTTTCATGAGCATTCCAACTGCCACGTTGTTGCTGAGCACCCTCAGTTCAACGATCCTCTCAGGTTTGGGATCGTAGCCGAGCTCTCTGATACCCCACCAGTTCTCGTTTTTCTTGAAAACACACCTGTCGTCAGCCCAGCTTTCGACGTAGTAAGGACCGGATCCAACGGGATTTTCATTGGCACTCTGGAGAACTTCTTCTTCGGTCTTTCCTTCCCAGATGTGTTTTGGAACGATTGGGGTGTTGATGAGAAGTTGTCTCCATTCCTGGTATCTTGGATCGGAGAAGACAAACTTCAACGTGAAGGAATCAACCTTTTCGATCCTGTCGAGCCAGTTCCAGATAGGACTGTAGCTGATACCAGTGTACTTCTTTGCGATCTCGAAAGTGAAGATCACATCATCCACTGTGAGAGGAACTCCATCCTGCCATCTGAGTCCTTTCCTGAGTGTGAGCACGTATTCGTTGTCACTGACCCACTGTCCGCTCTCTGCAAGCCACGGTTCGAACTTGTCGTTCAGAGGATCGTAGAGAAACAGAGGTTCATAGACAAGACCGATGGTTCCCGCCACAGCGTTCCAGGGTGTGAACGGGTTCCAATTGGATGGAGGAGACCAGAGAGCTCCACCCCAGTAAAGCGTTTTGTTTCTTTCAAAAGTTTGACCGAAGACAGAAACCAATGCTAGGACCAGAACGAGAATGACCAAAAACCTTTTCATAGGAACACCCCCTTAAAGAGATGTGAAATGACTTTATCCATGTGTAAAGATACAGTGAAAATGTTTACATCCAAAATCCGATATTCCCCGATTATCTTGATTTATTTCCGAATATTTTCGAAAACGTTTCTTTAACTCGTCGCTACTCTCTCCAGATAATTTTCCAGCGCGTGCACTGCTGCTCCAAAAGCGATCACCGGTTCTTGAACAGTTGAAAAACTGATATCCACTTCGTGTTTGTAGAGAAGATGTTTTTCCACCTTCATCTTCAAGCTTTTCAGGAATTCTTTTCCAAACTCCTTGAAGAATCCTCCTATGACGATCTTTGAGATGCCAAAAAGGTGTATCAGGCTCAAAAGGCCTATACTGAAAAATTCGGCAATGTTGTCCAAATAGTCTTTCACACGACTATCTCCAGATCCTATCGCTTCTGCAAGCGACTCAAATCCCATAGATTGGATGTACTTCAGAACGGTGTCTTCTCCGCACACATCTTCCAGAAAAACGTATTTTTCTCCGTCGAAAACCCTGGTGTATCCGATCTCTCCTGCATAGCCATTCTCGCCCCGATAGAGTTCCCCGTTGATGATGATCCCGGATCCTATTCCTTTTCCGGTCAGGATCCAGACGAAGGAATCGTCCCGCCTTGTGTACCACTTTTCTCCGACTGCCCCCATGTCGGCGTCGTTTTCCACCCAGACTTCAACACCGTATTTATCTTTCAGAAGATCGGCAAGGGGAACCTGAGACAGAGGAAAATTCCTTGGGTTTATGATGACACCCTTTTCGACATCGACCGGGCCCGGCGCTGCCACAGTTAAAGCCGAGAGTTTCCTGTCTAGTTTTTCCAGCATATCTTTTGCACGATCTATCCCTCTGTAGACGATCTTCAGGGTGTTTTCTCTGTCACGCTTTGAAGGAAGAGGGTACGTTTCGTACATGAGAATGCTCATGCTGGCGTTCATGAGACAGATTGCTATCTCATCTCTTGTCACCTCCAGGCCGAGCACATGAGCGCAATCCGGTGCTATTTTCAAAGAGATGGTGGGTCTTCCCACACCCCTGGGAGAGTCCTTTTCCTCAATAACAATACCTTTTTCCAGAAGAATCTTTACGATCTCTCCCACCGTGGTCTTCGTGAGACCGAGTTCTTCTGCAATCTCAACTCGAGATACGGGAGATTTCATTATTCTTTTCAGGATTTTCGATGTGTTGTCTTTTCTTATGGACCTCAGCAAACTGTCATCCTCCTTACATGGAGTTTCTTTTCACAAATTCTACGATCTCGTCTATGTATCCAAACGCGATAGCAACGTGGGTATCTGCCGCACCGTAGTATATCGCAACCCTTCCTGTTTCAGAATCGCAGAGTGCGGCACAGGGGAAAACCACGTTTGGAACGAATCCAGTCGTTTCGTAATCCTCCTCCGGTGTTAAAAGATAGTACTTTGACCTGTAAAGAACTTTACTTGGGTCGTCCAGATCGAGAATAGCGGCTCCAAAACTGTAAACGTATCCGTTGCAGGTGAGAGTTACACCGTGGTAGATGAGGAGCCATCCTTCGCTTGTTTCTATTGGGTATGGACCTGCTCCTATCTTGAGATTTTCCCACCAGTTGTAATTGCTTGTTCCCATCACAAACCTGTGATTTCCCCAGTGAATCATATCCGGGCTTTCACTGAGGAAGATGTCTCCAAATGGAGTATGACCGTTGTCGCTCGGCCTGTTTAACATCACATACTTTCCGTTTATCTTTCTCGGAAAAAGCACTCCGTTCCTGTTGAATGGAACGTAGGCATTTGGAAGACGTACAAAGGTTTTGAAATCCTTTGTCATTCCCACTCCAATCGTGGGACCGTGATCATCTGTGCAGAAGGTTATATAGTAGGTGTCCTCTATCTTCACCACCCTTGGGTCATAAGCATAACTAGGTTGGAAAGGGTTACCATTCAGATCCACCCACTGGATCTCTTCAGGTTCTATTTCCCAGTGAATTCCATCCTTGCTCCTTCCAAAGTGAAGAAAAGGTCTGGTGTTTTTGTGATCGATCCTGAAAACTCCCACGAATTCTCCGTTGTACGGCACAACGGCAGAATTGAACACCCTTGCACCCTTTGGAACGGGATTTCTTCCGATTATGGGGTTTTTACTGTACCTCCACAGAGGCCCTGTGTGATCCTCCGGCCTTTCCTCCCAGGGAATGTTTGGAATCTTTTCACTGAAAACCCTCAACATCATTTAACCTCCTCAAGAAGATTTTTTGTAGAGCCTCACATTATCGATGAAAATCG contains the following coding sequences:
- a CDS encoding ABC transporter ATP-binding protein, coding for MIGVAEVVLNVKDLKIYYRTLYGYVKAVDGVSFDIKRGEILGIAGESGCGKSTLGNGLILLKPPMKYMGGEAILDGKNIMTLSPRELRKIRYEKISIIPQYAMDAMNPTKKIKQIIDDLLHEHGESFERKRDLIEERLEIVNLGKKVLNMYPIELSGGMKQRMVMVISTLMNPDVLIADEITSALDVSSQRSVIQMLYEMRERKIMGSLAFITHDLSVLYQIADKVMVLYAGRVAEISPMEDIVREPLHPYTKMLISSLPKIGVRYSQTKLKGIPGYPPSLLNIGPGCRFRDRCPYAFEKCDQDPPVFDVDGRKVSCWLFERGDAN
- a CDS encoding ABC transporter permease — translated: MRKYLTKKIVVYILTFFFAVTIDWAIPRFMPGNPINFLISRFAGLPESVKVLQSYFTQAFGLDKPLWEQYINFWRALFKGDLGISIYMYPQPVAKIIARSLPYSLVVLLPAVLLSFAIGNRFGAFVARKKRLDNFALPVFYTLTASPYFWFGILLAWIFGVVIPLFPLAGAYSFGTTPSFSWQFILDFLHHWVLPFGSLFLVMLGGWAIGMRNMIIYELESNYSRYLEALGSSQKLIRRYAYRNAILPQITGLAIQLGTVVAGALTTEIVFSYPGIGYLLMQGILNQDYFLIQGCFLFIILGVLIANFLVDIFYVIIDPRIRKSYSGEV
- a CDS encoding glycoside hydrolase family 130 protein, giving the protein MRVFSEKIPNIPWEERPEDHTGPLWRYSKNPIIGRNPVPKGARVFNSAVVPYNGEFVGVFRIDHKNTRPFLHFGRSKDGIHWEIEPEEIQWVDLNGNPFQPSYAYDPRVVKIEDTYYITFCTDDHGPTIGVGMTKDFKTFVRLPNAYVPFNRNGVLFPRKINGKYVMLNRPSDNGHTPFGDIFLSESPDMIHWGNHRFVMGTSNYNWWENLKIGAGPYPIETSEGWLLIYHGVTLTCNGYVYSFGAAILDLDDPSKVLYRSKYYLLTPEEDYETTGFVPNVVFPCAALCDSETGRVAIYYGAADTHVAIAFGYIDEIVEFVKRNSM
- a CDS encoding ABC transporter substrate-binding protein, encoding MKRFLVILVLVLALVSVFGQTFERNKTLYWGGALWSPPSNWNPFTPWNAVAGTIGLVYEPLFLYDPLNDKFEPWLAESGQWVSDNEYVLTLRKGLRWQDGVPLTVDDVIFTFEIAKKYTGISYSPIWNWLDRIEKVDSFTLKFVFSDPRYQEWRQLLINTPIVPKHIWEGKTEEEVLQSANENPVGSGPYYVESWADDRCVFKKNENWWGIRELGYDPKPERIVELRVLSNNVAVGMLMKGELDWSNFFLPGVPVLKKAYGIVTWYENAPYMLPANAAGIFVNVNKYPLSIPEFRRAMAFAINPEKIVTRAYENMVTAANPAGILPLPGYMKYYPEEVVKKYGFRYDPETAKKILDELGFKDVNGDGFREDPNGKPFKLTIECPYGWTDWMVSIQSIAEDLVKVGINVEPKYPDYSKYADDLYGGKFDLILNNFTTGVSATIWSYFNGVFYPDAVESEYSYSGNFGKYANPEVETLLDELNRSRDDAKIKEVVAKLSEILLKDLPFIPLWYNGAWFQASEAVWTKWPTEKNPYAVPIGWNGWWQLTGIKTLFGIEAK
- a CDS encoding ROK family transcriptional regulator; this translates as MLRSIRKDNTSKILKRIMKSPVSRVEIAEELGLTKTTVGEIVKILLEKGIVIEEKDSPRGVGRPTISLKIAPDCAHVLGLEVTRDEIAICLMNASMSILMYETYPLPSKRDRENTLKIVYRGIDRAKDMLEKLDRKLSALTVAAPGPVDVEKGVIINPRNFPLSQVPLADLLKDKYGVEVWVENDADMGAVGEKWYTRRDDSFVWILTGKGIGSGIIINGELYRGENGYAGEIGYTRVFDGEKYVFLEDVCGEDTVLKYIQSMGFESLAEAIGSGDSRVKDYLDNIAEFFSIGLLSLIHLFGISKIVIGGFFKEFGKEFLKSLKMKVEKHLLYKHEVDISFSTVQEPVIAFGAAVHALENYLERVATS
- a CDS encoding ABC transporter permease, translated to MTRKEFVYFFLKNKKVIFAICVYAGLIFLALVGPYFTPYKDPLAFVGPGYQPPSKEHWLGTNTFGQDIFTQLVYGLRSSLFVGLLGGTLATVIGLLIGFVAGYRGGWFDELLMMFTNILMVIPTLALLIIIAAYLPYRGVFIESVIIGFTAWPWTARAVRAQTLSLKTREFVDLARITARRPMKIIFGEIMPNMMSYVFMVFILQFGGAILAATGLDFIGLGPTRGISLGIMMQQATLWNAIQLGMWWWAVTPGAVITLMVATLYVMNAGLDEVFNPKLREM